Genomic segment of Candidatus Chlorohelix allophototropha:
AATCGAATTGTTCCAGGCTGGCTTCAAAAGGGAAACTGGCTGAGTGCAAACGCTTTTTGAGTTGGTTCTCCTGACGAGATAGCAACTCTTCGCTTAACAATTCTTCTAAAAACTCCCCGTAATCCATTCCGGTTTCGCGTGCCCGTTCAATCCAATCGCTGTATACCTGTTTTACCCTGCCCAGTTTTAGGCTGGTGAGTTTATGTTCCAGACTATTCATCCCACCGCCCTTTCTATTTCATTTTCCTCAGGTATGGCCGAAAAACGGTTGGCCACCAGTGGTTCGTATTCACTGAGTAGCCGTTCCACCGCTGGTTGAGTGGGCTTGAGGGTAGCGGCATTACTGCCTGAACCCGCTGGCTTGAGTAATAAACCCTTGAGATATTCCGCCCCGTAAAGCTGTTGTTCCGTTGCCAATTCCACCGCCGCCTGGAATTCTTCCAGCCCTACCTGCTGGGCCAGCGCGTATAGTTGGTGGATTTGTTCACTCATGGTGGCTCTTTGCCGTCGACAGATTACCGCCACATACTGGTACACTTGCGGTCCTAAATTTAACAACCAATCCCGCCACACCATGGTTCTGGCTCTGGGTTTGATCTCAAAAGCTTGGGTGTAATGTTCCGGTATTACTAAGCGGCGGTTTCGGGAATAACAACGGGGGTGCTGTGCCACCAGTTCCGTACCCCGCCATAACTTCAGCCATTCCCGATGTATCCGGGCTGTCAGGGTTTGTCCCATTAGTTCCGCCGGTACGCTATATTTGTTGGTCTCAAAAATGACTACCCCTTCCCGGTTTACCACCAGGCTGGTAAATAAACCGTAATCCCGGGCACTAGCAGGCAATGGGCTGAAGTGTTTACGCTCTATTTCCAGTAAGCTACCCGGAATTTCCCCGGTCGCTGCGCATGTACGCTCGTAATTCACTACCCCTAACCATTCTTCCAACTGCCTTACCAGATCCGCCGCATCGTAGAATGTACGACCAGCTAGAAAATTGTTTTTGGTATACTTTACCAAATTTTCTACGGCACCTTTCTGGTTTCCGCTGGCCGGGGCACAGGCTTCCGGGTGAAACTCGAATTCTAGTGCCAGTTTCTGCCACACCGGATGCCACACTGGTTGGTTCTTTTCATCTCGCCTCAGTACCACCGTCTTCATATTATCCGTGGTAATTACCCACGGTACTCCCCCCATCCGGTTGAGGGCTTCCACCAGGCAGCGCACCAGCGTTTCTTCGGCCATATCTTTCTGAAAGCTCACATACATAAAACGCGAGTATTTCAGCCGGGCACAGAAAAAGTAGAAGGTTTGGGGTACACTATCTTGTTTACTGAACAGCACTCCCCGAATTTCACCCCAGTCTATTTGCAAAAACTCTCCAGGTAAGCCCTCAAAACGTATCTGTACCTGATGAGCCTGGTTCTCTCTGGCTTTTTTGAGCTTGCGCACATAGTCATAGAAGGCGGTGG
This window contains:
- the istA gene encoding IS21 family transposase, with translation MLEVMARSAIKYHRKRGDNYNVIAGKVQHDARTVKRVLNEPSDKVQTRPNRESSVAVFKEQIEGWLEQKLQVKRMLELAWEDPKQPYCGRPTAFYDYVRKLKKARENQAHQVQIRFEGLPGEFLQIDWGEIRGVLFSKQDSVPQTFYFFCARLKYSRFMYVSFQKDMAEETLVRCLVEALNRMGGVPWVITTDNMKTVVLRRDEKNQPVWHPVWQKLALEFEFHPEACAPASGNQKGAVENLVKYTKNNFLAGRTFYDAADLVRQLEEWLGVVNYERTCAATGEIPGSLLEIERKHFSPLPASARDYGLFTSLVVNREGVVIFETNKYSVPAELMGQTLTARIHREWLKLWRGTELVAQHPRCYSRNRRLVIPEHYTQAFEIKPRARTMVWRDWLLNLGPQVYQYVAVICRRQRATMSEQIHQLYALAQQVGLEEFQAAVELATEQQLYGAEYLKGLLLKPAGSGSNAATLKPTQPAVERLLSEYEPLVANRFSAIPEENEIERAVG